A window of Candidatus Methanomethylicota archaeon contains these coding sequences:
- a CDS encoding NAD(P)-dependent oxidoreductase, with translation MLLPVRNKIAVVGGSGYVGGAVARELSRDFSVRVVDVVEPSWGYRDYNVEFVRCDIRDFGRVVGCVGDVDLVVHSAIVQIPRINEERRLGYEVNVLGLQNVCEAVYRSPRARGLLLTSSWHVYGENGLSGVVDEGFGYRPDRVEERARLYALSKVLQEGIVRFYDEMGGKVYGALRLGTVLGEGMPKGTAANIFIERGLRGESLTPFRHSMYRPMLYVDVRDVARAFRAYAERILDGRVEKEGGSLRRVLNLFYSEPFTVLEIAEMVRDVIREVSGGALEPRIEVVDQGLPSLFGPEDKYRFRVDVSRALGFLGLERLVGSRGSIEYIVRRRLGKEAG, from the coding sequence GTGTTGCTGCCTGTGAGAAATAAGATAGCGGTTGTTGGTGGAAGTGGATATGTTGGTGGTGCTGTTGCTAGGGAGCTTTCTCGGGATTTCAGTGTGAGGGTTGTGGATGTTGTGGAGCCTTCGTGGGGCTATAGGGATTATAATGTTGAGTTTGTGAGGTGTGATATTAGGGATTTTGGTCGTGTTGTTGGGTGTGTTGGGGACGTGGATCTGGTGGTGCATAGTGCTATTGTTCAGATTCCGCGTATTAATGAGGAGCGCAGGCTGGGTTATGAGGTGAATGTTCTTGGTTTGCAGAATGTTTGTGAGGCTGTCTACCGTAGTCCTAGGGCGAGGGGGCTTTTGTTGACTAGTTCTTGGCATGTTTATGGGGAGAATGGGCTTAGTGGTGTGGTGGATGAGGGGTTTGGTTATCGTCCTGACAGGGTTGAGGAGAGGGCTAGGCTTTACGCTTTGTCGAAGGTGTTGCAGGAGGGGATTGTGAGGTTTTATGACGAGATGGGTGGGAAGGTTTATGGGGCTTTGAGGCTTGGTACTGTTCTTGGCGAGGGGATGCCGAAGGGTACAGCGGCGAACATTTTTATTGAGAGGGGGCTGAGGGGGGAGTCTTTGACGCCTTTTAGGCATAGTATGTATAGGCCTATGCTGTATGTGGATGTAAGGGATGTCGCGCGGGCTTTTAGGGCCTATGCGGAGAGGATTCTCGACGGGAGGGTTGAGAAGGAGGGTGGGAGCCTTAGGAGGGTTTTGAATCTCTTCTACTCTGAGCCGTTTACTGTGCTTGAGATTGCGGAGATGGTTCGGGACGTTATTAGGGAGGTTAGTGGGGGCGCTTTGGAGCCTAGGATAGAGGTTGTTGACCAGGGCTTGCCTTCGCTGTTTGGGCCGGAGGATAAGTACAGGTTTAGGGTGGATGTTTCGAGGGCGCTGGGGTTCCTGGGGCTTGAGAGGCTTGTTGGCTCGAGGGGGTCTATAGAGTATATTGTGAGGAGGAGGCTTGGGAAAGAGGCAGGCTAG